A section of the Acidimicrobiia bacterium genome encodes:
- a CDS encoding heme-binding protein encodes MKNTKSMSRADAWDIVNSARVALEQDGRGAVVAVSDGHGELIGLLRTDGCPLP; translated from the coding sequence ATGAAGAACACCAAATCAATGTCACGCGCCGACGCCTGGGACATAGTGAACTCGGCGCGAGTCGCCCTTGAGCAAGATGGTCGGGGGGCCGTCGTAGCGGTCTCCGACGGCCACGGCGAGCTCATAGGGCTGCTGCGCACGGACGGGTGCCCCCTTCCCTAG